From the genome of Anopheles funestus chromosome 2RL, idAnoFuneDA-416_04, whole genome shotgun sequence:
AACGGTCTAAACTAACCCTCCGGAGCAACGCAACACTGTGCAGTAAATCAGCGAAAGTGCAGCATTTGTAGCGTGATAGCGTACAGCAGAAGAATGCATCCAAACCACTCTCACTTGTACCGACGACTAAGGACTACTGATAATGCGTCATTCCTACCGAggttgatccttttttttgttgctgtttcttaGTTCCTACACCCGCATGatcagcagcagcggtgggagcTTGTGGGCTTTATTGCTTCCAAATGTTTGCAAACCGATACACGTTCATCTACGATCGGTGGATTTTGATTGATTGGCCAGTAGGCCCAGTCTAAGCAGAGGCACCGTTGAGCCGTTGAGATTCGCCTCAACGTGAATCGAATGCAAATTCAAGCCCGATCGAACCCGTTGTGCAGGAATGAAAAATTCGAATTTTAGATTTGTTGTGTACCGGTTGCGggtatgtgtattttttattactattatgTGTATACACCTGCACATTTGCATTGCGTATAAAAATGCATACCGCAAAAGCTCTTCCGATGACGATAGTGTCACTGGCTATAGCGCTAGACGACGGATTGCATCCAATTGCATGtacgaaggtgtttttttgtgctttccgttttcgCAATTGCTACGTGCCGTGTGGTGGGTTTCGATGCATTGAACCACCGTCACAAACAACGGGATAAAAGGATGCAaaaatttcacattcattttccCCAAAACGTGCCCAATGATACCCACTTTTTTGCttgcaaaaaatggaaaaaaggagacctgaaaacaaaataaaaacaattacgCTCGATGCTTCGTCAGCTGTACagttggaaaaataaagaacagtATTTACGGTAGCATAACCTCACGGTAGAGGAAGCGTACCATGGTTGAGCTTATTTTTCAACCTGGTTCATTATTAAAAACCACACTTTTTATCATTGAATAAACAACCGCTACCGTGTGGAGGATGGGAGAAGTTTGTCGCGAAATAAAGGATGCATGCGTCGCGTACTCATCGAATGTATAtcgtgttttttccttttacttaaatatatgtatacaCCTTTTCTGCACTTCGTTAACCAGTGTGCTGCATTTTGTGTTATTAAACACAGCTGTGTCTtcgttgattgatttttgcatCTGGTGCAAACCTTTCCGCTCTCGATTTATTAGATATTTAAACACTTTGGAAGTATATAAAATTAGTTTGAAATGGACTGATGTTGTTTAAACTTTATCGAAAAGAAcacgattgtttttctttacgttCTTCggttctttcctttctttacgtttttatttatttgttcttttgttttgtttagtattttttgCATAACATTTTAGATATTGTGATGTAGTCTGATTAATTTAAAAGTCTTTTAAAGGCATGTAAATCATTCTCCTAATAATTAAAACCATTGATCCTTTACCTTAACAGTGCTTAACATGTCTTCAATAGAAGCAGATTAATATTTCTGTTCTCCGAATAAGCTTTCTAGCTGCAAACTGCACAAAATCGTCCCCATTTTGCAcgataattaaaatgaaatgacGTTTTTTGCGAGTCATTTACGGTCATAATATCGCTGCCCTTTGATgcctttttggtgtttttttttgttccatttatgtgttattttaCTTGCAAGGTAAAATGAAATAcggaaaaatttgaaaaattctctttaacaaaaaaaaacccagaaaaGTCCTTCACAGGAATGTCCTTTCATGGTtcagtggaaaaaaataatgtgctcTGTTTGAAAACAACATccgacaaaaaaagggggaaacaaCATGCCggtaataatgataatgatgatgcaaATTTGGTGCATATTTGCATgttgctgttttatttttcatcgacgaaatgtgaaataaaaacccacACCTGGGAGTTGGATGTACGAAACACATCATCAATCAATTTTGGAtcaagcttttttgttttattttcgtcaCCGAAAACCGGGAATTCTCCTATCGTTTGCACAATAAAAGGGCTGagtcattaattttatttattcccgATTCCCGAATGCGTATGTCATCGGTGCTGCATTAATGGTGAATTGGTTGAAACAATAATCGACCCACCCTTCAGGAAAAGCGTGTGGAtggaaagtttaaaattttcacaacaaaaaacagtatACTGAAAAGGGTCACACAAACGGTGGgagtaaattgaaaacaaaataaataatcaattgtTGCGCCTGGTTACAATTTACTGTTAGTGGACCAGACGTACATACATGTTGGTTACAAagtaagtttaaaaaattgatatttttgtttcatttcaattacacGTGTTTTGCTTGACgaacaaaaaccatttcatAAAATGGTAATGTAATCATAAAATAGTcgaatggaaaggaaagcTTTATACCTTTCTACCACCAACAACCTTGAGGCTTTTCCTGGTTGTCTAACCGATTTCTAGTAAAAGCAGCACGGAATACTTCCCACAGTGGTTTGGCCGTACAGGCAAACCGTACAGAATATAGTTTCGCAAGAACCCAACCGTTTCAAATCGCACGGCGACCAAAACATGCGCATGGAACACGAACGTAACCTTCCATTTTCATAAATCAACATTCCGCCAGCACGGCACTACGATTAATGAGCAACGGCAGCTGTGGCGCAGTGGTGCCAGTGGCAGTTGTTAACCTTCCATTTAATTTCCCTGCCTCTacgcacacccacacacacacactcctcCATTGTATTATCGGTGTGTTGGCTTCAGGATACCTGCTACTACTAAGCCCTTTTCTTTTACGCTGATTACAGGTTCCGCCTTGATGAACATTGTCGGTGTGTACAAAGAGATTCAGGATCAGCACATGAATATCGTAAGTGTTGCAGTCGTACAGTTAGATTTCGCAAACTGCTACATCGTATGTTAACACCTGGTTGTTTTTTCGGGGGCTTTGCACGCCGTCGCTTGCATTTCCGCCCGCTCTTTTCCCCCCTTTCTCGCAGCTGAAAGCATTCTACGTCGATCTGCTAGTGCCGCTGGAAACGAATCTCGAGAAAGACACCAAGGTGGTACAGTTCGAGCAGAAGAAGTTTCTCCAGCAGCACAAGATGCGCTCGGACAGCTACAGCAAGGCGGCCGCAACGATGAAGAAGTACCGTAAGAAGAATTCGAAAAACACACCCAAGGAGGCGGAGAAGGAAATCAAAAGCATCCAAGCGTTCGAGGAGGAAAAGCATAAACTGGACCAGTTCTGTGAGCAAAGTTTGAAGAACGCAATGACACAGGAACGGCGCCGGTACGGGTTCGTGCTGGAGCGCCAATGTTCGCTGGCAAAGCACTGGATGGCGTACCATCACTCCGGCCACATGATCATCGAGAAGTCGCTCGACAACTGGAACGATGTGGCGGCGACACGCGAATTTCTGCCACCGAATGTGGAGAACATGTTTACCGCGAAGCAAACGCTGCGGGACGTGgaggatgacgatgacgatgatcgGGAGTCGATCGCGTCCCAGCTGCGCAAGACACGCTCCATTGATGCCTCCTGTCTCGATATGCGATCGCTAGCGGACGTCGCTAACAGCACGCTCCAGATGCCGCGGGCCAAGTCCGAGTTTAATCTGAACAACAACACGGGCACACTGCTGGGTggtcaccatcaccatcatcaccatcacgggatgatgatgatgggcggTGGTGCGGGTAGtatggtcggtggtggtggtggtggtggtggtagtaatGGTAAACCGGACATTTCACACTGGGAACGGCCCACGGTAAAGGCGCTGTATGCGTACCTGTCGTCGGGCGAGAACCAGCTGAGCTTTCTCGAGGGTGACCGTATCGCGCTGGTGGGCGATCGGGCCAAGGGTTGGCAGTTTGGAGAGAACCTACGTACGCAAAAGTTCGGCTGGTTCCCGATTGCCTACACGGAGACCGAGCGTGACGACAAGGAAAGGTAAGGCCTATGATGCTGTCCATCGTAAAGCGTTACGAGGTAATGATGATATGCTCTTGTTTTACCTTACAGCATTAGCGAGTGGGTGAAGGCTCCACCCAGCGATATCGAGCTGGATCATACACCGGACACATCGCTCGACAGTACGCTGGTCGATGACAGTCTGACGAAGATGTCGGGTTCATACCATGGCGGTGAGGATGCATCTCCAACGCGCATGTTCGGCGACACGATTCAGTATCGCCAGTCGAAGCAATTCCGACGACTGTCACGCGGTGAAAAGCCACCCAAGCCAGGACCACCGCCACAGTTGCCGGCTCCCGTACCGACACCGGTCGTACCGAACAGCTACAACGGTggcaaacagcagcaacgtCACGATGGAGCATCCGGATCTGGTGGATCGGGTGGAATTCCACAGTCGAACAGCTTCTCCTCGGCAGGTGCACCTCCAATGACATCGGATAAACGTAAATCGGGTTCGGCGACGATGAACTTCAGCAAGCCGGTAAGAATTGTTGTGTACTTTGGCAAGAGCTGATTATTCTAGTGGGTCTTTCAATGTTTGCGTTCTACATTTCTTCTGTACAGCCATCGAGCAGCAATCCGAAGCAAAAACGGCAAAGTAACGGAATGGCCAGTGCCTCGCTGCATAGCAGCAATGATAGTGGATTCTCTAACGAGCCACAACCGCAACCGGAAGCCGATCTGTATTCGGACGAGGAACCAGTTAATCGAGTGCCAATAAGGTAGGTGTAGACCACTTTTAACTTTGATCGTTTCGGTGAAGGCATGTAGAGGTGATCACTATTGTTTGTATTCGCAATTCCATTACTAATCAATCGGTGGTGTTTGAATGGGTTGGATTTTGTGGAGAGTGTAGTGATATAGTGTTTGAAGATGTGAAGGTAACAGTATGCTTCTAATGTACCAGCAGAAGTCACTAACAGCGGTGGTAAATTAAGATGCATGTTTTACGTTCAGAACCCTCTTGCTCACTCGAAACTATGCTTCCCAGATCTGCCCGCTCGGAAAAGAACTTGCTGAATGACCAGTCGACCCTGACTCGCCAAGGTGGTCGTGATAGCAGCGTGCCTTCACCACGCTACCACGATGAGGACGATATTTACGGCACTATAGTACCACCGCGGCCACGGCACCAGAGCCAGATGATGATGCGCCAGGCCAACAGCTACGGTAACATTGCCGAAAGCAACTCGGGAACGCTTGAGTACGGATATCGTTCACGCAATCGGATGTCTTCGGAAAATCATCCCAACCAGAGTGACTCGCAGAAGATTAAGCGCACGAAATCGTTTTGGAAGTTCTCGAAATCCGAGGACCATATCCTGGAAGGGATGGCTATGTGGAAGCACAACGACATTATACCGACCGGGCGTGAAAAGCGTGAGATGGAGAAGAAGGAAGCTACGCTGAAGCGCAACATGCGCAAGAAGGAACAGATCGAGAAGCAGAAACAGAAGGAAATGATTGCGGCCAAGGCAGAAGaggaacaacagcagcaacaacagcagcaacagcagcaacgtcGCAAGGATAATTCACGAGGTAATGCCAACGGTATGATGGACACTGAAAGCAACACAAGCACACTCGTTCGGAGCAACAATCGCGAATCACGTGATCGTGAACGAGATCTTCGTGAACCGGCACGTGAACGACCGCACAGTATCGCACTGATGCCGGAGCAGGAAAAGTTCCCGATCACCAAATCGGACATCGATAAGCGCATCTCGAAGATTGATCAGGAGTTCCaccagcagcagaagaagGCAAGTCGCGGTGGACAGGACGAGGAGCGTGGAGGTCGTGCGGGCCGTGACCGAAGCGGTGGTGATCGCAAGCAGTCGAAGGGAGGTGGTAAAAATGACACCAACAATAACAACCGCCATAGTTACGCTGGGGAACATCTGCACCGTCAGCACCAGGAGCAAGAACTGTACGGTGAAGCACCGATGGGTGGTAAGCAGGGCAAGCAAGACAAGTATCGTACGACGGAACGTGAGA
Proteins encoded in this window:
- the LOC125763040 gene encoding uncharacterized protein LOC125763040; this encodes METEEIIKLVDGIYKNILEKFNPGARQLISAGKAYLKALHGASTASNVFNEALAKIAVNAQQGGTIDIGSALMNIVGVYKEIQDQHMNILKAFYVDLLVPLETNLEKDTKVVQFEQKKFLQQHKMRSDSYSKAAATMKKYRKKNSKNTPKEAEKEIKSIQAFEEEKHKLDQFCEQSLKNAMTQERRRYGFVLERQCSLAKHWMAYHHSGHMIIEKSLDNWNDVAATREFLPPNVENMFTAKQTLRDVEDDDDDDRESIASQLRKTRSIDASCLDMRSLADVANSTLQMPRAKSEFNLNNNTGTLLGGHHHHHHHHGMMMMGGGAGSMVGGGGGGGGSNGKPDISHWERPTVKALYAYLSSGENQLSFLEGDRIALVGDRAKGWQFGENLRTQKFGWFPIAYTETERDDKESISEWVKAPPSDIELDHTPDTSLDSTLVDDSLTKMSGSYHGGEDASPTRMFGDTIQYRQSKQFRRLSRGEKPPKPGPPPQLPAPVPTPVVPNSYNGGKQQQRHDGASGSGGSGGIPQSNSFSSAGAPPMTSDKRKSGSATMNFSKPPSSSNPKQKRQSNGMASASLHSSNDSGFSNEPQPQPEADLYSDEEPVNRVPIRSARSEKNLLNDQSTLTRQGGRDSSVPSPRYHDEDDIYGTIVPPRPRHQSQMMMRQANSYGNIAESNSGTLEYGYRSRNRMSSENHPNQSDSQKIKRTKSFWKFSKSEDHILEGMAMWKHNDIIPTGREKREMEKKEATLKRNMRKKEQIEKQKQKEMIAAKAEEEQQQQQQQQQQQRRKDNSRGNANGMMDTESNTSTLVRSNNRESRDRERDLREPARERPHSIALMPEQEKFPITKSDIDKRISKIDQEFHQQQKKASRGGQDEERGGRAGRDRSGGDRKQSKGGGKNDTNNNNRHSYAGEHLHRQHQEQELYGEAPMGGKQGKQDKYRTTERETNKNRNNDALNKYYQDQTFDDFSIIPADSIMMQDTSFYDDDGMMDDMMLMKTVRRKEILKQYYSSGTDTERNSSSSDPYDCIVVDDHLVAKSGRDRKANGGDGSMMRMMTDRRGDKKDRGMSDDKMAFSTFRGGMSGGNGGRGQLDDDDDDTMMASMTLDDELMEEEHQHQQQQQQQQQQQQQQSRQQQQTRDRRSKSSKGNLTESKYESEQESRISAKMQNNGQQQQQQQKRKSTKSIASDGKAYGPWYDLWGADSSVHNQKL